The Helianthus annuus cultivar XRQ/B chromosome 11, HanXRQr2.0-SUNRISE, whole genome shotgun sequence region taagggtaatatggtccatcaacaattactaactaattaaataataggttctaatatattttgatctctataatgtaaatgattatgatggctatagattaaatattaaacataatatatttaatcttacagtgTTTTGTTGTACATGAAAAGCGACTACCCAATCGCCACAAACCCACGCACGTTGTTCAAATGAACGATACTTGAAAACGTGAAAACGCATTGAAGCATTAAGCGGTAATTAAATTGTTGTCGATTCATTGGTGAGACGGTATGAAAatacgatatcaaacaaatgcaGATTGCAAATAGCGAAAAAGAGAAAACATAACAGATGATATATAATATAATCGAACATATgcaagaaaatatcatcaaaagtCATTTACTAGAAAACAAACATGCAAGAAAATTAGATTatgaacataaataaaaaaaGCCCCTTGGTCATGATTTTCCATCCATTCTCTTCTAAACGTCAACATCACACCCTTTATCAAACGGTTGCTTATCGATCGAACCGATGATGTTACTATTATTCGCGTTGCCAAACACAATATACGCAGGGCACTTTACTTTCACCAGATGTCGAAATCGAATATATCCAGATTTTGATCTTAAACGTCCCGTGAGTTTAACATGAATCAACACCGTCCCAGCTGTCACGTCTTGGACCAAAGACACAACAAGATCAGGGTTCTTCACGGGGACTTGAGTTCCGTTGAGGTAAGGAGACCAAATGGTGTTGTCCGGCTTGTTGCCTAGGTACAACGGAGGAAGCACTGTTGGTGGTGTGATCTGTTGGTTCCTGTAAGAGGCGTAGACTTGAATTTTGTCCAAGTTTAAAGCGGTTTTGTCAGCGTCGGTGACTGAGGAGATGGTGATTAGGAGGCTGGTGGTGAGGGTGTATGTGGTTTTGGAGAAGTTGAAGGCGTAAAGTTTGGCGTCTTAAAGGGTGAAAGTTGGTGAGGGATCGTCGCTAATTACAAAGATAAAGGTTATGAAGAGGAATACGACGACTGCGATGAAGAAAACAGATCTTATGCAGCAGGAAAGAGTAGGGGGTTTATGACCATCGTCTTTGGTGCTACCGCTTTTGGGGCTATCGCCTTTGGAATCGCAGCAACCGTCATTGGCGTTAGGACCTTTCTCATTGCAGAAATCGCCATTGGCGGTCATGGTGGTTATAAAGCTACGGTGGAGGAAAGAAATGGGGTTCCGGCGAGGAGTATTCGAGGTTTCAACTCGTATATGTATGGTTTTACGGTTATAATACGTCTCCTGt contains the following coding sequences:
- the LOC110874452 gene encoding NDR1/HIN1-like protein 1, producing MTANGDFCNEKGPNANDGCCDSKGDSPKSGSTKDDDAKLYAFNFSKTTYTLTTSLLITISSVTDADKTALNLDKIQVYASYRNQQITPPTVLPPLYLGNKPDNTIWSPYLNGTQVPVKNPDLVVSLVQDVTAGTVLIHVKLTGRLRSKSGYIRFRHLVKVKCPAYIVFGNANNSNIIGSIDKQPFDKGCDVDV